The Vicinamibacterales bacterium genome includes the window GCATAAAGCACGTGAACCCCGCTTTCGAGCGGCTCACCGGCTGGACCCTCCAGGAGGTGCGCGGCAGGGAGTGGCTGACGCTGTTGCCCCGGCGCGAGGTCTCGAGTGTCGGACGGCTGCTCCAGGTGGCCATCGCGGGAACACCCGCCTGCGGCAACGTGAACCCCATCCTCACTCGCTCGGGTGACGAGCGGGAGCTCGAGTGGTACGACCAGGTGCTCCGCGATGGTACCGGCACTGTGACCGGCCTGGTGGCCATGGGCATCGACGTCACCGAACGGCGTCAGGCGGAGAAGGCGGCGGACGCGCTCAGACGGCGACAGAGCAATATCCTCGACAGCATGTTCGCCATGGTCGGCGTGTTCGACCTCGCCGGCAACCTGCTCGAGGCCAATCGTGCGCCGCTCGAGCTTGCAGGGCTCGAGCCGGAGGACGTGATCGGCCGGCCGTTCTGGGAGACCTACTGGTGGTCGTACTCTCCCGTGGTCCAGGAGCAGGTGCGCTCGGCCCTCTCCCGTGCCGCCCGAGGCAACATCGTTCGCGAGGACTTCGTCATCCGGGTCGCCGGGGGGCTGTTCATCACGATCGACGCCATGTTCGGCCCCCTCCGCAACGCCGACGGCACGATTGTGGAGGTGATCGGCTCCGCGGTGGACGTGACCGATCGCCAGCGTGCCGAGCAGGCGCTGCGCGAGAGCGAGACACGGCTGCGCGCGATCTTCGAGTCCGAACCGGAGTGCGTCAAGATTGTCGCGCGCGATGGCACGCTGCTCGACATGAACCCGGCCGGCCTGCGCCTGATCGGAGCGAGTACGCTCGATTCGCTGCGCAGCCTCAGGGTGTTCGACTTGATCGATGCCCAGTATCACGACCTGTACCGGGAAGCGATCGACGCCGTGTTTCGCGGCGAGTCCAGCCAGGACCAATACCAAATCGTGGCCCCCGATGGCAGTCGGCGGTGGATGGAACAGCACGCCGTGCCGATGCGGGACTCTGCCGACCCGTCCCGGGTGACGGCCATGCTGGCCGTGACACGAGACATCACCTCTCGCCGCTCGATGGAAGTTGCGCTGAGACAAAGCGAGCAGCGACTCCGCCAGGCTCAGGCCATCGCGGCCATCGGCAACTGGGAACTCGACGTGGCGGCGGGCGCTCTGTGGTGGTCGGACGAAATCTACAGCATTTTCGAGATCGACCAGAGGCGGTTCGGAGCATCCTACACCGCATTCCTTGAGGCCATTCACCCTGGCGATCGCGAGGCCGTCAATGCCGCGTACACCGCGTCGCTGGTGACCCGGCAGCCGTACCACATCACGCACCGGATCCAAACCGCGGATGGCCGCGTCAAGCATGTGGAGGAGCGCTGCGAAACGGACTTCGCCGCAGACGGCGCCCCGCTGCGCTCCCGTGGCACGGTGCAGGAGATCACGGTCCGAGTCGAGGCCGAAGAGGCCCTTCGCGCTTCGGTCCGGGAGAAGGAAACCCTGCTGCGTGAAGTGCACCACCGCGTGAAGAACAACCTGCAGATCGTCTCGAGCCTGCTCCACTTCCAAGCCAAGAAGGTGAAGCGCCCCGAGGATCTGGCGGCGTTTGACGACGCCCGCGCTCGCCTGCGGGCGATGAGCCTGGTGCACGAGAAGCTCTACCGATCGCGCGAGCTATCGGCCATCCTCATGCACGACTACCTCAAGGAACTGATCGGGGGGGTTCGGCAGTCCCACGCCGCCCCCAACCAGAGTGTCACCGTCGAATTGACCGCCGACCCCATCTACCTGTCGGTCGAGACCGCGATGCCGGTTGGCATGATCGTCGGCGAATTGCTGACCAACGTGTTCAAGCACGCGTTCCCCACCAATCGCCGGAACGGACGGGCCGCGGTCCACCTGACCACATCCGGAGGCCAGGCTGAGATCGGCGTGACCGACGACGGGGTGGGCCTGCCTGAGACGTTCTCGCCCGAGTCGGGTGAGTCGTTCGGCTGGCAAATGGTCATGGCGCTGACGGCGCAGCTCGAAGGCGAGTTGCGCGTTACCAGGGGCGCCGGCACCAGCGTCGTCATCACCTTTCCCATGGCGGAGCGGGCTCGTACTCCGGCCCCAACTTTCCTGTCCGAAACGGGTTGATCATGCCCACACCTCCGACTGCGATCTTCATCGTCGAAGACGAAGCTCTCATCGCCATGGAACTGCGCGACCGCCTGACGGTGCTCGGCTACCACGTCTGTGGCCATGCCTTGCGGGGCGAGGTGGCCCTGGAGCAAGTCCCGGCCAGCGGCGCGGACGTGGTGCTGATGGACGTCCGCCTGGCCGGCACCATGGACGGCATTGAGACGGCCGCCCGGCTTCACGACCTCACCGACGCTGCGATCATCTTTCTGACGGCCTACTCGGACGATGACCTGCTGCGGCGGGCGGGAGCCGTGGAACCGCACGGGTACCTCGTGAAGCCCTTCGAGGAACGGGAACTGCATGCCACCATCCAGATGGCGCTCTATCGCCGCCGGATGGAGCGCGCGATTCAGGAGGCCAACGAGAGGCTCGAGGAACGCGTGCGCGAACGCACGGCCGCGCTCGAGGCGAGCGGGCGCCTCCTGTCGAGCATCAACGCGAATCTCGAGGGCACCGTCATCTACCGGATGGCCTTCAGCGCCACCGGGCAGATGCGCTGCACCTATATGAGTCCCAACGTCGAGGATGTCTTCGGCATCAGCGCCGTCGACTTCATGGCCGACGCCGACGCCATCTTTCGGATGATGGAGCCCGCGGACGTGCCCCGCGTTCGCGCCAACATCACTGAGTCGTTGCGCACCGGGAACACCGCGTCGGTCGAGTTCCGTTTGCGCCGTGTTGACGGCAGCATCGCGTGGCTTCACTTCCGGTCACGTCTGAGCGAACGGTTGCCCGATGGCACGCAGGTCCGGGACGGCGTGGCCACGGACATTACGGCGGCCAAGGACGCCGAAGCCACCCTCCGCGAGAGCGAAGAGCGCCTGGCGGTCACGCTGCAATCCATCGGCGATGCCGTGATGGCGACCGACACGGCGGGCCGGATTACCCAGATGAACCCGATCGCCGAACAGCTCACGGGATGGCCGCTGAGTGAGGCGCTGGGCCTCCCCGTCGCTGAGGTGTTCCACATCATCAACGCCACCACCCGCCAACCCGCGGACTCGCCCGTGGGCGAGGTGCTCGCCTCTGGCGGCCCCCACGAACTGGCCAACCACACCGCGCTTGTCGCGAGGGACGGCACCGAGCGCGCCATCGCCGACAGCGCGGCCCCGATCCGCGATGCCGGGGGGCGGTTGCTGGGCGTGGTGCTGGTCTTTCGGGACGAGACCGAGGCCCGCGACCGACGGCGACTCGTGGAACGGCAGCGGACCATGCTGGCGGCGCTGCACCTCGCGCAAGAGCAGTACATCACCGACCCCGACAGTTACGTTGCTTTCGACGGGCTGTTAGCCGCCGTGATCCAGTCCACGGCCAGCTCGTGCGGCTTCATCGCCGAAATCCACCGCGACGACACCGGCCGGCCGCACTTGAGCATCGATGCGGTCAGCGCCGGAGCGCCACGGGAGTTCGTCGCCTGGTTCGGCTTACTGGCGGGAGTGCCAAGTCCGGAGCCCGGTCATCTTGATGCGCTCATCGCCACGCTGGTCACCGCTCACGCACCGTTCATCTCGAACCGTCCGGCCACCGACCCCCGGCGTGACGGTCCACCGCCGGGGGCCGAGCGGCCACACGCGTTCATGGGAATCCCGATTGTGGTCGGTGATGAGACCGTGGGCATGGTGGGCATGGCCGACCGTCCCGGTGGCTACGACGAATCGCTGCTGGCGGACTTGCGGCCGCTGTTGACCACCTGTGGCAGCCTGATCCTGGCACGGCGCAACGAGCAACGCCGCCAGGCCGCGGAGGTCGCCCTCCGCGACCTGAATACCAACCTGGAGGCGGAGGTCCAGCGCCGCGCGGCCGCGCTGGCGGAGAGCGAGCAGATGTTCTCGACGCTCGCCACGGCGTCACCCGTCGGCGTCTTCCGCACCGACGTCGCCGGCGAGTGCGTGTCGGTCAACGACCGGTGGTGTGAGATCACGGCTCTCTCCGAGCAAGAGGCGCGCGGCACCGGATGGAGCCGCGCACTGCATCCGCATGACCGCGACCGCGTCGGCACCGAATGGATGGCTGCCGTGCAGACCAGTGGGGAATTTCGATCGGAGTATCGATTCCAGCGGCCCGACGGGGAGAGCACGTGGGTGTTGGGGCAGGCGGTGCCGATCGTCGACGACCGCGGCATCGCCGGTGGGTATATCGGCACGCTGACCGACGTCACCGAGCAGAAGCAGACCGAACGGGCCTTGCGGGCCTTGTCATCCGATCTGCTCGGCCTCAAGGGCGCGGCGTTTTTTGACTCGACCGTGCGCTCGCTGGCGGAGTTACTGGACTGCGAGGTGGCGTTCGCCAGCCAGCGCGTGGCGGTGCAGCGAAGCCAGCTGCAGACGATCGCCATCATCGAGGACGGCGCGCTGCAGCGGGACTACGCCTACGACGTCACCAACCGGCCCTGCCATGACGTCCTCGAGGCGGGGGCGGGCGTGTTCGTGTCACGCGGCGCACGGAAGCATTACCCTCTGGATCCCATCCTGGCGGCCAAACAGATCGAAGCCGTGGCGGCCGTACCGATCATCGATCACGGGGGCCGCGTCATCGGCGTGGTCGGGGTCATGAGCCGGCGACCACTGACCCACCCCTCGCGCACCGAGGCCATCCTGGGGCTGTTTGGCGTGTCGATCGCGGCTGAGATCGAGCGCGAGCGAGGGGCGCGACAATTCCGTGACCTGGTGGAGTTTGCCTCCGACGGCATCGTCATGACCGACCGGCACGGCCTTATCACGCTCGTCAACCGGCAGGCCGAACGGCTCTTCGGCTGGTCTCGAGAGGAACTGGTCGGGCGGCAGGTCGAAGTGCTCATTCCGGCCAACGTCCGGGCCCGCCACATCAGTGACCGGCAGAGCTTCTTCGAGAGACCCGAGCAGCGAGCCATGGGCCCCGACCGGCCCACCTTGCTCGCCCGGCGCAAGGACGGCAGCGAGTTTCCCGCCGAGATCACCCTGAGCCCGATCGAGACCGACGAGGGCACGACGGTCGTGGCGGCGATCCGGGACGTGACCGATCGGCTGAAACTTGAACAGCAGGCGCGACGGGCGCAGCGCATGGAAGCCATCGGCACGCTGGCCGGCGGCATTGCGCACGATCTCAACAATGCGCTGGCGCCCATCACGATGTCGCTGTCGATGCTCAGGACACGGCCGAACAGCCCGCGCTTGATCGACACGATGGAGCGCAGCGCCATGCGGGCCGTCGGCATGGTGCAGCAGTTGCTGGCCTTTGCGAGAGGGGCGGACGGTCAACGGACGCCTCTGGAGGCCACCCACCTGGTGAGCGACCTCGAGGCCATCATCCGCCCCACATTCCCCAAGAACATCACCCTCGACATTCACGTGCCTGCTGCCGCGCCGGCCCCGGTGATGGGCGACACCACGCAGTTGCACCAGGTGCTGCTCAATCTCTGCGTGAACGCCCGGGATGCCATGCCCGACGGTGGCACCCTGACCCTGGCGGTGGCCGATGTCGACGTCGATGCCGCGCTCGCGGCGTCGGCGCCGGATGCCGCCGGCCGGCCGGGCCCCTATGTCGCCTTGCACGTCACCGATACGGGAAGCGGCATCCCGCCCGAAATGACCGAGCGGATCTTCGATCCGTTCTTCACCACGAAGGGACCCGACAAGGGTACCGGCCTGGGCCTGTCCACCGTTCTCGGCATCGTCAAGGGACACGGCGGCTTCATCCTGATGTCATCGAAGGTGGGGCACGGGACCACCTTCTCGGTGTACCTCCCGGCCGCAAAGGGCGTCACCGCGGAAGCCTCGCCCCCGGCGACCGGCTCGATCACCGGCGCCGGGGAACTGGTGCTGCTGGTGGATGATGAGGACTCGGTTCGCGAGGCGGCCGGCCAGGTGCTGGCGCGACTCAACTTCACGTGCCTCCTCGCCGCCGACGGCAACGAGGCCCTGTCATTGGTCGCACGCCACGGTCCGGCGATTCGGGTGGTGATCACCGACCTGCACATGCCGCACATGAGCGGCCTCGGCTTCGTCGGTGCAATGCGGCTGATGCTGCCCGACACTCCGGTAATCGTCACCAGCGGGCGGCTCGATGACGCCGCGGAACAATTCAGGGAGCTGGGCGTGCGCCTTGTGCTCGACAAGCCTTTCACGGAAGAGAAACTGGCGGCCGCTCTGCGCGTTGCCCTCGACGCGTCCGGGCCGGCGCAGTAGCGGCAGAGGCACTCCCGCCCGGCCGTCGCCACACAGCGCCGCTGACGCCATCGGGCTTCACCACGCGCCCTGCGTGCCCGTCTTCCGCCAGATCATCTCCCGGCTTCTCCCAACGCCCAGCTGGTAGAACAGCCGGCTGAGGCTTGGGTCGGTTCGCCGCACGGCCTCCCACGTTTCGTCCAGCGGCAGCGAGCCGCCGCGCATCAACTCGGTCGGGCGCCCCGCTTCGGCCACCTCCGCCTCGCAGCCCTGCGTCTCGAGCCACCGTTCCAACCCGAACGGTGCGAAGTGATGGAGGTGCAGCGGATGCTCCCAGAACCGGTCGTCAGGCGAGGTCATGACGCGTCGCGAGAGCCACCCGGCGTCGTTGGGCACGGCCAGCTGCAGGAGTCCCTTCGATCTGAGCGCGCCGATCGCGCGTCGCAGCAGGCGTCCGGGGAATTGCACATGCTCCAGCACGAACCACAGCCTGACGACATCGTAGCTGTCGTCGACCGGATTCCAGTGCTGAGCGTCCAATGCCTCGACCTTGTCGCCAAGGTGGCCCGCCAGACCGATGAGCCGTCGATCGCTGTCGAAGCCGGTGGCCTGCCAGCCGGCCGCCGACGCCGCCTCGACGAACGCGCCGCTCCCACACCCGACGTCGAATAATCGGCGCCCCTCCGTGAGCGTGGACAGCAGCGACAGCCATCGGTGGTCCGCCGGATTCTGCCCTCTGGCATAGTCGACGGGATCGGACAACACACTCGCCTCACCCGTGACTTGCGTCAGGGTGCCGCAGGCAGGGCAACAGAGGTAGCGTGCCGTCTCAGGCACCAGCCCGCCGCCGTCACACAGGGGACACTGGGAGGGCTCGGTCATCGCGATGCCGTGTTTCGAGAAAGACTGGCGCGAATGGTGTCGAACCGCCACAGCGCCAGCGCCTTGTCGGCGAAGAGCCCGTCCGGGCCGGGCGCCTTCTCCGCGATCGTTTCAAGAGGGGCCGGCAGCCCGAACGGGGGTTGCCGCAGATCCACCGGGCGCCATGCTCCCGTAATGACGTCGTGGTTCCGGCCGGAATCGGGAAACGTCGTCGACAGGAGGTAGGTGGACGAAGTGCGCGCGAAGTTGCGGAGCACGTCGGCCGCCACGTGATTGGGCAGGTGGACGAGGCAGTCGCGGCAGATGATGAGGTCGGCCGACGGCAGCGCGTCGACGGCGATGTCGCGATGGAGAAAGGTCACGCGCGGCGCCGCGAACCGTTCCGCGTTTCGGGCGATGAGCGGCGCCACGATATCGACGCCCGTGTAGTGGTCGAGGCTCGGCAGCAGCTCGGCCATCCAGTTGACGTCGCCGCAAGGCGCGTCCAGGATCGAGCGGACGCCGTACTGCTGGAGGAGCGCGGGCAGCGCGTCGCGCACACGCCGCGTAGCCCCAAGTGACGACCCGCCGCCCGACACCGACTCGGCATCACGCCAACTGTTGGTGTGGAAGATGCGGGAGAACACGTCCTCGCTCCGCTCGCCGTCGCCGGTGGCGAGCGACGCCACCGTGGCGAAGTCGGCACCGGCCATCCAGCCGGCTTCGACCAGCTGTTCCGCGATCTGGGTTTCGTACATCGACGCGATGACGACGAACGGGCGCGCGGGCTGGTGAAGCACACTCCGCGGATCGGCGACCGGCAGTCCTTCGACCGTCGAGCCCCATCGCCCGGACGCCTGGTCCAGGAATCCGCACAGGTTCCGGTCGCGCAACAGTCGCCGCGCCTCGAGACCCACCTGCCCGGCACCCCAGATGTAGACCGGACGGCCCGATACCGGGGACCGGTGCAGGCCGGACGAGAGCGGGGCCGACGGATCGGTCGTGTTCGGCATGGCTTCTGGCGCGCCCGCGACTGCAATCCTCATACCGGCCTATCAGGCTGTCCCATTTGGTTCTTGGCGATGGCACACCATTCGCTGTGTCGGAGGGCGGAGACCCTGTGAGATGACGGAAGAGCAGGAAAACCCTGCGATGGGCGGCCGTACGGTGACGGCCGGCCGAATCGAGGATGTCGGCTTGCCGACACGCCGTTCCACTTACCTGCCGTTCGGGCAGCCGCACTTCGGCGATGAGGAAATCGCGGCAGTCACCCGCGTGCTGCGTTCGGGCTGGGTGGGCCTCGGTCCCGAGACGATAGCGTTCGAGGAAGAGTTGGCCGGCAGCTTCGGCGCGCCTCATGTGGTCGCGGTCAACTCGTGCACGTCGGCGCTGTTCCTGTCGCTGCTCGTCCACGGCGTCGGCGCCGGAGACGAGGTGATCGTCCCGAGCCTCACGTGGATCAGCACCGCGAACGCCGCACGCCACCTGGGTGCCACGCCGGTCTTCTGTGACATCCATTCCGAGACCATGTGCGTGACGCCGGCGACGGTGCGCGCGCGCCTGACCCCGCGAACCAAGGCGGTGGTCGTCGTGCACCTGGGCGGCCTCGCGGTGGACGTCGAGGCCATCCGCCGCGCGATCCCCTCGCACATCGCCATCGTCGAGGATGCGGCCCACGCGTGTGGCGCCAGGTTTGCGGATGGGACGGCTGTGGGATCGTCGGGCAACCTGACCTGCTTCAGTTTCTACGCGAACAAGAACCTCTCCACGGGCGATGGCGGCGCCATCGCGCTTGCGGACGGACGGCTGGCGGACCGCCTGCGTTCGCTGCGTCAGCACGCGCTGCCCAACGACGCATGGAAGCGGTTCATCGACGCCCGCAGCCTGGGCTCGACGGCGATCGACGAAGTCGGTTACAAGATGAACTACACGGACCTGCAGGCCGCCATCGGGCGCGTGCAGCTTCGCCGCCAGCCGGAGTTTGCCGTGCGGCGGCTGGCCGTGGCTCGGACTTACGCCGAGCGTCTGGCGTCGTTGCCGTGGGCGATTCCGATCCAGTCCGGCGTGCTCGAACCCGCGCACGCCCGTCACCTGTTCCTCGTGCAGCTTCCCATCGGCGACCTCGCGCAATCACGCGACGACATTCTGAGCGGCCTGCGTGACCGGAACATCGGCGCCAGCATTCACTATCAGCCGGTCCACACGATGCCGCTCTACGCGCGGGGGCGAGCCGATGTCCTGCCGGTGACCGACCACGTGGCGAGCCGGATTCTCACGCTGCCGATCAGCGCTTCGATGTCCGTGGCGGATGCCCGGCAGGCGATCGCGGCGCTCGCGGATGTGGTGTCGACACAGCCGGTCCGGCAACCGCAGCTGAAGCGGAGTGTGGGCTGATGGACTACGGGTTTGGGGACCGGTTGTCCGCCGCGTTTCCGTCGCAGGTCATCATCGACGTGACCGAGCTCTGCAACCTCGCGTGCACGCACTGTCCGCACCCGGCGTTCAAGCAATCGTCGCACTATGCCGGGCGATCGCTGGCGTTCGAATTGAGCGCCAAGGCTATCGGCGAAGTGGCGGCGGCCGGCCGCGGCCACGTGCGGAATGTCCGCTATGCGAGTGACGGGGAGCCGCTGCTCAACAAGGCGATCTACAGGATGCTGTCGGATGCGGTGGAGCGCTCGGGGACGTTCGTGTCGCTCACCACCAACGGCACGCTGCTGACACCGTCGCGAATCGACCAACTGCTCGAGACCGGCGTGCAACTGGTGGATGTGAGCATCGATGCCTTCTCGGCGGAGACCTACTCGAACATTCGCGTGCACGGCGATCTGGCGGTAACCCGCGGCAACATCGAGCGCCTTATTGCGCGCGCCAGTGAATCAGGATCGGCCACGCGGATTGCCGTCAGCTTCATCGAACAACCCGGGAACGCCCACGAGACCGCCGACTTCGAGCGGTTCTGGACGGACGCTGGCGCGCATTCAGTGGCCATCCGACGCCTCCATTCCGCGTCGGGCGCCGTGATCGCCGTGGCCGATGTGATGCGCCGCCAGGCGGCGACGCAGGCGCGCCGGCCATGTGTTTATCCGTGGGAGCGCGTCGTCGTCACGCCCAGGGGGACGCTGGCGTTCTGCCCGTCTGACTGGACCGGCGGATCGTCCCTTGTCGATTACGCGACCACCACGATCGCGGAGTTGTGGCAGAGCCGTCGGTACGAGGCCTTGCGCCGCGCGCATCTCACCAACGACTACAGCGCCCACGCCTTCTGTGGGCAGTGCCCCGACTGGCGGGAAACGCGATGGCCCGGGCAGGGCGCCAGCTACGCGACCCTCGTTCAGGGCCTGAAGGAGACCGCCGCATGACCGTCGCTGAATGTGTGACCACGCCGCTTGTCTCCGACATTGAAACGTTGGTGGAAGGCGTGCACGGCTGGTCGCCCATCGACCAGCTGTTCATGCTGTCGATGCTCGTCCACGCGACGTCGCACCTGCCAGGCGATCTCGTGGAAGTGGGATCGTGGTTTGGCCGTTCGGCCGTGGTGCTCGGCGCCGCCGCCCGCGACACGCACGGCATCGTCCATTGCATCGATCCGTTCCCGCAGCGGGACGACTGGCGTCGCAATGCGGACGGCAGCTACTCATTCGAGGTGGCGGTCGATGGCCACCGCCACACCGGCTACCTGGAACAGACCGTGTGGCCGGCGCCGTTCGAGGCGCAGATGGCGCCCATCTACGCCACCCATCCCAGTGTCTTCGACGGGTTCCTGGACAACGTCCGCGAGCGCGGGCTGCAGTCCGTGGTCCAGCCCCATCGCGGCACCGCGTCCACCTTCGCCGGACAGGCTCCGCCCTCGTTCCAATGCCGCCTTCTGTTCCTTGACGGCGACCATGGCTATGCGGCGGTGCGGGACGACATCATGCGGTTGACGCCCTTCCTGGTCCCGGGCGGGTGGATTTGCTTCGACGATGCATTTTCCGGCTATGACGGCGTGAATCGCGCGGTCACCGAGTTCATCATCGAGAGTCCCGAGTTCGATCTCAAGCGGCAGATGACCCGGAAATGCTTTGCCGCGAGGAAGGCGCTGCGTCGCTGAGGCGCGGACATGCGATGAAGCGGGTCGCGATTCTCCAGTCGAACTACATTCCGTGGAAGGGGTATTTCGACCTCATCCACGACGTCGATACGCTCGTGTTTTATGACGACGTCCAGTACACGACCAACGACTGGCGGAACCGCAATCGCATCAAGACCGCGTCGGGGCCGCAATGGCTGACCATACCCGTGGGCAAGCACATGCACCGCCGGATCTGCGACGTCACGCTGCCATGGGACGGGGCCTGGGCGGAGACGCACTGGCGCCGGATTGAGGCGGCCTATCGGCATACGCCGTACTTCCCGCAGTACCGCGACTACTTCGAGGCCTTGTATCGAGGACGCCGGTCGACATCGTTGTCTGAGCTGAACCAGGCATTCGTGATGGGCATCTGCCGCGACCTGCTCGGCGTGGCGACACGGTTCGAGCAGTCCGGCGACTACGCGCTGACCGGGACGAAAGGCGCGCGCGTCTTCGACCTGCTCGATCAAGTCGGTGCCGACGTGTACGTCTCCGGACCTGCCGCACGTGCCTACCTCACCGACGACGCTTTCACGGCGCGCGGCATGAGCGTCGTCTGGAAGGACTACAGCGGATACCCGGAGTATCCCCAGGCGCACGGTCCGTTTCGCCACGACGTCAGCATCCTTGACTTGTTGTTCCACACCGGACCCGACGCGCCGTGGCACATCTGGGGCTGGCGCGAGACCGCCGCTCGGGTGGTGGCGGCGTGACCACGACACGCGACTCGATCGTGGACGCGGAGCGATGGCTTGCCGGAGTGCCGGTCGAGGGCTCTTCGGCGCTTTGTGTCATTGGCCTCGGTCAGGGCTGTCTGCTGGATGCGTTGGACCAGCGCGGCTGGAGCGGCCGTGTCGTCGCGCTGGAGCCGGACACCTCCTCGTCGCCCGAAGGCCTCGGTCGGCCTCAGGTCCAGGCATGGCTGAACGCGGGCCGGCTCACGATCGTAGCCGGTCCCACCTACGACGGTCTCGACCGCGCGCTGTTGTCGATCGAGTTGACCTCGGAGAAGCCGGTGATCGTACTGAATCCGTCGGTGGCGCGCGCGCATCGGGATCAGGCCATGCAGGCCGCTCGGCTCATTGGCCGCGCGTGGTTTGGGGCACGAGCCAACCAGGAGGCCAAGCGCCAGAACGGCGGGCGCTACCTGCTCAACACGCTGCGCAACGCCCGGACGATAGCGGCGGAGGGCGACGCCGCGGCGCTGGCGGGCATTGGCGCGCACGTGCCCGCAATTGTGGTCGGCGCCGGCCCCTCGCTCGACCGCAACCTGCCCGACATCGCGGCGTACCGCGATCGCGCGCTGATCATCGCCGCGGACACGTCGCTGCGGCCGCTGCTGGCGGCGGGCATCCATCCCGACCT containing:
- a CDS encoding DegT/DnrJ/EryC1/StrS family aminotransferase yields the protein MPTRRSTYLPFGQPHFGDEEIAAVTRVLRSGWVGLGPETIAFEEELAGSFGAPHVVAVNSCTSALFLSLLVHGVGAGDEVIVPSLTWISTANAARHLGATPVFCDIHSETMCVTPATVRARLTPRTKAVVVVHLGGLAVDVEAIRRAIPSHIAIVEDAAHACGARFADGTAVGSSGNLTCFSFYANKNLSTGDGGAIALADGRLADRLRSLRQHALPNDAWKRFIDARSLGSTAIDEVGYKMNYTDLQAAIGRVQLRRQPEFAVRRLAVARTYAERLASLPWAIPIQSGVLEPAHARHLFLVQLPIGDLAQSRDDILSGLRDRNIGASIHYQPVHTMPLYARGRADVLPVTDHVASRILTLPISASMSVADARQAIAALADVVSTQPVRQPQLKRSVG
- a CDS encoding radical SAM/SPASM domain-containing protein, which codes for MDYGFGDRLSAAFPSQVIIDVTELCNLACTHCPHPAFKQSSHYAGRSLAFELSAKAIGEVAAAGRGHVRNVRYASDGEPLLNKAIYRMLSDAVERSGTFVSLTTNGTLLTPSRIDQLLETGVQLVDVSIDAFSAETYSNIRVHGDLAVTRGNIERLIARASESGSATRIAVSFIEQPGNAHETADFERFWTDAGAHSVAIRRLHSASGAVIAVADVMRRQAATQARRPCVYPWERVVVTPRGTLAFCPSDWTGGSSLVDYATTTIAELWQSRRYEALRRAHLTNDYSAHAFCGQCPDWRETRWPGQGASYATLVQGLKETAA
- a CDS encoding class I SAM-dependent methyltransferase, producing MTVAECVTTPLVSDIETLVEGVHGWSPIDQLFMLSMLVHATSHLPGDLVEVGSWFGRSAVVLGAAARDTHGIVHCIDPFPQRDDWRRNADGSYSFEVAVDGHRHTGYLEQTVWPAPFEAQMAPIYATHPSVFDGFLDNVRERGLQSVVQPHRGTASTFAGQAPPSFQCRLLFLDGDHGYAAVRDDIMRLTPFLVPGGWICFDDAFSGYDGVNRAVTEFIIESPEFDLKRQMTRKCFAARKALRR
- a CDS encoding WbqC family protein, with the protein product MKRVAILQSNYIPWKGYFDLIHDVDTLVFYDDVQYTTNDWRNRNRIKTASGPQWLTIPVGKHMHRRICDVTLPWDGAWAETHWRRIEAAYRHTPYFPQYRDYFEALYRGRRSTSLSELNQAFVMGICRDLLGVATRFEQSGDYALTGTKGARVFDLLDQVGADVYVSGPAARAYLTDDAFTARGMSVVWKDYSGYPEYPQAHGPFRHDVSILDLLFHTGPDAPWHIWGWRETAARVVAA